The genomic window CCGGGGATTACGGGAATGACCCAGGAAGGCGACGTGGTGCTGGTTTACATGGACGATACGCCGGCGTTCTTCGCGCGGGTGGAATCGATTTCCCCGGACGTGAAGCCGGACTGGTTCCATGCGAAGCTGTTGGTGCTGCAGGTTCCGCTGTTCGTGGTGACCTGGATATTGCGGCGCGGTTACATCGACGGCGTGGAATTCACCATGGGCGGGAGGCCTATGAGGCTGGAAAAGGTTGTCGCCCCGGATGCGGAAGTAATCACGGACGGCTCGTCACCCGGGGAGGAGGAATCCGGGGAAGCGGCCCGCAAAGACCCCGGGGCGGCCGGCGGGTCGGCGGCAAAAGTGGTGTCCATATTGGAACGGCGCAGGAGGGATCACTCCTCCTGATCCCGAAGCCACCAGTGGTCGTGTCCCTTGAACCACCAGTCTGCCGAGTCGGTGCGCAGGATTTCGGCGCCCAGTCGCTTGCCGATGTCCGTCTTCAGCCGTTTGAGCGCGAAGTGAATCCACTGGCGCGCGTAGGTGTTGCCGAGGTCGTGCTGTTCCTTGAGCTCCAGGATGAGGTCCAACTGATCGGCATCATGCACCAGCTTCGACGCCTCCGTCTCCTCGTCGCGATATTCCTTCAGCAGCTCCCGGTATTCGGACCCGAACGGCAAAGTCGAGGCAAGATCGTTGACGGCTGAGGTCTCATCGGGAACGACATACTGCTTGTTGACATAGTTGAGGTCGCCCGTCCGGGCCTCGGGGACGTCGTGAAAGAGGCACAGAAGGACGACCTTGTACCGGTCGGGATGATCGGTGAGCGTGGCGAGGGTGTAGCCGATCATGGCCACCCGGTATGAATGCTCCGCAACGGATTCCTTGCCGGAACCGAGAAACTGGAACCCTGAACGGGGGGTTTTCTTGAGCATTCCCAGCTCGAAGAAGAAATGAACGATGTCCTTGTGATTCAATGTGCGTGTTTCCTTTCCAATCGGTCGATGGATGCGCGGTTTTGGCCGCCTGCCCTCCGGGGCTGCTCTGTGCGGGAATCAGACTAGTCGAACCGGTTTCCGCGGGCAAACCAATTCGACAAGGGCGCCTCGAAATTTCATCGTTTTAGCTTTTCATCGGGTTTCGGTTACTATATACTATATACTATATAGCTCGTTTAATCGCATGTACCTTGATTAAGGTGTCGGATCGAGGAGGTTTCGGGACGGATGAAACACACCCTTTCGGTTCTCGTGGAAAACAGTCCCGGTGTCCTGACCCGGGTCGCCGGCTTGTTTGCCCGGCGGGGATTCAACATCGACAGCCTGGCGGTCGGCCGTACCGA from Syntrophobacter fumaroxidans MPOB includes these protein-coding regions:
- a CDS encoding HD domain-containing protein, with product MNHKDIVHFFFELGMLKKTPRSGFQFLGSGKESVAEHSYRVAMIGYTLATLTDHPDRYKVVLLCLFHDVPEARTGDLNYVNKQYVVPDETSAVNDLASTLPFGSEYRELLKEYRDEETEASKLVHDADQLDLILELKEQHDLGNTYARQWIHFALKRLKTDIGKRLGAEILRTDSADWWFKGHDHWWLRDQEE